In a single window of the Globicephala melas chromosome 10, mGloMel1.2, whole genome shotgun sequence genome:
- the TEX52 gene encoding LOW QUALITY PROTEIN: testis-expressed protein 52 (The sequence of the model RefSeq protein was modified relative to this genomic sequence to represent the inferred CDS: inserted 3 bases in 3 codons) translates to MASNRQRSPRGQRXPARIREPFLKMVHAHETLPTPHTWAQREFVLPRESSELPGLTWQAYHQLALKLPPCVEMKAKVRHRLAXPRKDAAQHTWGFHTWLHVGRLPATFPARPDRPYDSNVWHWLTDSRAHRXPPAEPPVPPPSWMGQNSFLTFISCAPLFLDAQRRQQVILRTVKELREVGKLTLRSEVRAPLLDANGNVLPPKNFKK, encoded by the exons atgGCCAGCAACCGGCAGAGATCGCCCAGGGGGCAGC GACCCGCCCGCATCAGAGAACCTTTCCTGAAG ATGGTCCACGCCCATGAGACCCTCCCGACGCCCCACACGTGGGCTCAACGCGAGTTCGTCCTCCCCAGGGAGTCCTCAGAGCTGCCCGGCCTCACTTGGCAAGCCTACCACCAGCTGGCCCTGAAGCTGCCACCCTGCGTGGAAATGAAGGCCAAGGTGCGTCATCGACTGG TGCCCCGGAAGGATGCGGCCCAGCACACCTGGGGCTTCCACACATGGCTGCATGTGGGACGTCTGCCGGCCACCTTCCCCGCCAGGCCTGACAGGCCCTATGACAGCAACGTCTGGCACTGGTTGACGGATTCCAGGGCCCACC CACCCCCGGCAGAGCCCCCGGTGCCCCCTCCATCCTGGATGGGTCAAAACAGCTTTCTGACCTTCATCTCCTGTGCTCCTCTCTTTCTGGACGCACAGAGAAGGCAGCAGGTGATTCTCAGGACAGTGAAGGAGCTGAGAGAGGTGGGGAAGCTCACGCTGAGGAGTGAGGTCAGGGCACCCCTGCTCGATGCCAACGGCAATGTCCTGCCCCCGAAGAACTTCAAGAAGTAA